CTGTCTATGGTAAGACAAATACGACTTCAACTCTTGTATAAATGGATGTAAAGCGTATAATTGATCAGTAGTGAATCAGGtatataacaacaataaaattaaggtttgtaaaattacaatgcatTTTCCCAACTGCTTTTATTTTCCACCAGCAAACTGTAATCCAATAAATCCCTTTGTTATAAGAACAGAGAATTATGTAGGGGACCAAAAACTGTTCTTCAGGGGGCCATCTATATAAGCAAAGGACATGTATTCTTTCTctggtgtattactgacatttaTACACATACATTTACTGTAGCAATTCTATTACTGCCGGTCCTTTACATGTAATAAAGTATAGACTGTGTCTGTAtatgaaaaacataaatgaacaaataactTGGCTGTAAAGTGTGATTATTGAAGTACATATACtgaacatttttactgtaaacaTAACTGTTCCAAAGGGTCTTCTGAAGTGGCCAGTTTTGAGCACTTTGGTTTGGAACGATCTttcaattatattaaattactatttatagttattaataaacattatcTGCATTTGGATCCTACTTTCCCTTGTGCCTGTGTTTGCTTACATTACAACAATAcacttatatttaatttacatgttTTCCAGCTCGTctgcctgttcctgtcatcaCTAATAACTCTTCACAATGTTCTCCATCATCATCCATGTCCAGatgttcactgctgtgttcagtggtgaatgtgggtcatgtgactctctcctggttcaaaggaaacagtttattgtccagcatcagtgtgtctgatctcagcatcagtctctctcttcctctggaggtggaatatcaggagaaaaacacctacagctgtgtgctcaacaatcccatcagcaaccagacgaGACATCTGCACATCAGTCAGTTTTGCTGGCCATGTGCAGGTACATCAGCAGCAATATTTTCTACATCTTTTCTTTCTAAATGTGCAGTTTATAGCATCTGGATGAAGTTCGACTGAAAGGATTGACCATTTTCTCTTTATTAATTACAGAAGGAATGTCTGTGCGTTTCGGTTTTATGCTACCTATAAGCATTTGTGTGccgttgctgctgctgctgataaTTTCTTCATGTGTGTTTTACTGCTGCTGCAGGAAATGCAATCAAGAAAAAACAGACGGCAAGTATTACTACAACTGACATGACAAAATAATTCCTTATGTGCAAAAGTTATAAACTATAAGAGCCAAAGttgatgtttttacatttttattattattatttttaaattcttattgtaTGTAAGTTGCAAATTGTATACTTATTATACAATTTACAATGTATTGTATACATGAGAAACAACAGAAGTCAGCACCTGATGATAAATTCACTGAACatctgtatgtgtttgtgtttgtagatgAGAAAAGTCTGTCAGAATACACACAGATCATCTACCGTCTGCAGATCACTGATCATCACCCACAATACACCACAACTCATCACGACTGATTTATGATTAATGTGACTGATTTCATTTCACAGATATGATGAATCTTCATGTTCATCTGCTTCCAAAGATAAAACTCatctgcactcttaaaaataaaggtgcatcacaatgccatagaagaacctttttttggtctaaatggttccataaaaacctttaacatctgaagaagctttctgtttcacaaaaggttatttatgcggcaaaagaaggttcttcagattataaaaaggtaagaaagagatggttctttaaagaacctttgactgaatggttctttgtggaaccaaaatggttcttctatggcatcgctgtgaagaaccttttgaatcACCTTTGAAGAGTGTGGACTGCAACATGACTTATTATATAGTTTATCATTCACACTTGATATTAATAAATCAGCAAAAGCCTAAAAGAACAACATGCAGGTTAACAAGATTACAGATGtataatttaacattacatacataaaaatgtaaaattcatttaatacaGTGAAATGAAACAAGTTCAACAAGTAATTTTAAGTCATTTACAGATGAATCTACCCAATTAAATATGATTTGTACTAAAACAGTGTCACAGACACATGATAGTCCTGAGattagttaaaaaaatgttttatgttttattaaatatgttttaatgtttcaattaaatatCTCAGTATTAATCTAttgtattttaaacagtattgtgTTATTCATCTATTCATGAATAAACCTCATTACAGTTCAACATTACGCAACTGAATTGCGATGTCTGCTTTTAAAGACGTGAAATGTCTTGGTGGAAAATGTTGAACTCTGAATGAGGTCAGTAAGTCAGGGGTCTGAGCTCAGTGCGTGTGGTTATGGTGCTGGGTAAATGCACGAAGCATAAttcagtgtgtatgtgtgtgtgtgtgttaaatatgCAGGTTTTATGGCATCCACAAGCTCAGAGGTGTCACAGctcagtcaggcccttcactccaccaatcacaacgatcCACCTCACCAGAGTTCTGATCACGCACACCTGCACCCAATCACCTCATCATCTTCCCTCACTACAAAAGCTCCTCTCACACTCACTTCACTGTCCGATCTCGTTCATCATTACACGGACTCCGACTTTGTGATCTCTCAAGACCAAAGACCTATATCCTTCCAAGAAAAGCATTGCCTTACCTGTCTGCCTTACCTTCTGTGTCCCTTCCTCCTAGTGTCTCTAGTTTTCCCTCCAGTGAAGTGAGTGGATTCACCAGTCTCATCGCCGTGTCACGCTGTGGAAAAGAAGTTCATCTGTCATTCCTTCACCCCATCCTCAAACCTGCCGAGAGAGCtcatcacttactcaccctTCCACCTATAGTGTGCCTCACCTGCAAAAAATAAACGCAGCTTTGTTGTTTCACCTTTTACCCTTTGTGTCCGAGTCCataacagaagatcggaccgCACCGACACTGCAGGATGAGCACCACGGATCCCTTCCAGGAGCTGGTGGACTCCTTAAAGAAATGGCTCTTACAATCGCCCACACCAACGGCACCACCAGCTCCACCACCGTCACTACCACCTCAGCCATCAGCCGTCAACACGAGCACTTCCCCACCGATTGTCttcgccagtcccatggcccgaCCAgcgaaattaaaataaaataaaataaaattgtcctGTATATCCTAAATTTGGAACCCCAAAAGAAGGTTTCCTGCTTTTTTACATTAGGGGGACACCAAGGATGGTTGTATCACTGGTCAGCTGTAACACTTACAATTTCTCAAATAAGCAACAAGTTACAAATCACCAAATTCACTTCATACATGTTCAGTTTAGTCCTTATTCCATGTGAGGAAATAGAGCCCTGTGGCAGACACAGCAGATTTTAGAAGATAAAGACTAATTTTGAGGTAATAAAGTAACATCTCACCCCAGTGGATATCATAACGTTACATTTCACCCCAGGGTATGTTACAGCTAACCCAGAATATGGGGTGAATTGTAACATTTCACTCCACGTGTTTGAAACTAAGCCATTCATCGTCTAAGCCATTTAATAGCAGACACTTGCAACTAGTTTGAATCACATTAATAATGCACTCGCTTAAAAGAGTTCCAAGATATAAacagaaatgtcaaaaatgtttcaaccatcaaaaaaaaaaaaaaaaagattcttatAGCATTCCATAATTGATGGACTTTACACAgttattaaactgaactgagtcAACTgactttaaatgaaaaactgaCTGTTTACTACTCTCCTCTTTTAAAGCTTGGTAGAAATCACATtcaggctctctctctctcttgtcgGGCCCTTTGAATCATCCATGCTGACATGGCAGCAACTTCATCTGTTGTAGCTGTATACTTTTAATATTCTATGCTGTATGTGTCAGTGACCTTGAATGATGTCTTGGAGTTCTACTTGTGATAATTGAGGTCTACTTGTAATAACTGAATTCAGCTGATTGTCCTTAATTGCTAATCTACCCAGAAAAAGGGTGAATGTTTGTTGTAGAGCAAGCACTGAAGATAGCAATGTCCACTTGTTTTTAACTCACATGCACTCAGCCTGTATTTGATTCAGTGTGCGGTTAGCCACTTTCCTGTTTGCTTTTAAGTATTCCTTTGGCTCTACGCACCTGCAGTTAAAGgacttattttttcttatttggagCGCCACAATTTTTCTTAAGCAATTAATACTCACAGATTTGCAGCTCTTTATTACTCTTCCTCTTTATGGTCCAATTCATTTTAGTACAATATTACTAACCaggttattgtttttttaaggtTATGATGTTAAACTTTTGCATGTGTAATGCTCTTCTCCATATCTCACTACATCCTGTAAAACCTATAGCTCCAACCACTGTCCTGATATTAATAGTGTATGTGGAGTCAGTAGTGTGTGTGAAATAAAAACTCAGTGGTTTGAGAAAGAAATAATCCCTTCTAgcatttttgtttaaagaatAAATTTGTACTGAATATGCGTACTGTACaaactatatatacagtatctgtgCACATGCTTTATAGCTGAATTGAATCAACATTGAACTAAAATgtgctgaataatgacactattgaaGCAGAAATTGAAGTAGTTCATAATCCatgaattttgcaacattaaCACTGTTTATTACTGTTTATTTGACAAACTGCTGTGCACTTTACTGCACactgaacatgcaaaaaatacaATACGGTGTTCTTGGTTTTGCCTGACAGAAAACATGCTCTTAGAGAACTGTTTGCACTGATGAATTTTAGTAAAAAGGCTGGATCGcagttttttcaaaatgtttctgCATAGTTTAgcaaatatattatatgtatacaAGTATAGGGTATACAACTGTTAAAATGTTGTGTTATTAAGCAAACCCACTGCATTTTTCTATATGCGTACATTGCTTTGCAAACATACTGAATGTTATCTAAGCCATTAATCAGTTTTTTCAAATTTTCTAAATGATGATCCAAACCAAAAGAGGCATTGTAGTCTGTTGTTAAGTCACATTTTGTTCAGCATTGTTATTCTTACTACTAATAGTTTTACTTTATACATTGTACAGTACAATCTgatgttttaaatgaatgaattataaCAATGGCATGGTTGAACAGCATTTAAAGAAACACTTTAATGTTCTAAACTCTAAAGTATAAATATAGGGAGGTAAATTTATAGTAATTGACAAACTTGTACAGTGACTGCATGTTAAGGCATCACCTTTGAAGTTTTACACATTAATTGTTCTGTATACAAACAGTAATATCCGTCTCCATCTGCTGGTCACTTTTAATATTCTTTGAAGCGATTTACTTGTGATGCATGTgttgaaaatgaatatttacttgaaataatcatcaacttatttattcattgttcCTTTTATATCATGGTGGTGGGGATGCTatgtattattagtagtagaagTAATGAactattattgtttattatgaCGGCTCAGTACTCACTACTCAATACTCATGAGTACTTTTAAATAGGCTACTCTTTTACTCttactgtgcgttcacaccgcCGCCAGGCAAGAGCGTCAAAGTGGCTgcaagtcattcattttcaatgtgagCCGGCGGCGAGCTCCGGCGAGAGCGGCACGGCGCGTCTTGGACGGTGAGGGTGTCAAGGAGAGTTGAAGTCAGGTCAACTTTATGGTAATGAGCTATGGGCACGCGGTTGGGCGGCAACCAATCGGAATGTAGAAGTCCTCCGCTTGAGAGGAGTCCAGAGAACGCAGTCCTGTAAACTTTGGTTCCGACCATTAGTTAGTTAGAACGCTTGTTTTTCAGTGGGAATGCAATTCATTTGCTCAAAACAACACcgatttattggtttattttgtTAGTAAACATGTAACTATAATTGTTATAACTATAAAGTTCTTTCCATTGATCAATTTCTTactttcacaattaaaatatttcataaggTTCATTTATACCCTACTTGTGGTCAGTCTGCACAAGATCAACATCCTTGTTTCCTTTTCGGCTCCTTTAAATACAAGACCACGCGTTCGATCGTCAGAGCATCAACAAATCTTTCTACAGCATCGTTGGCAGGGCGGCCAGAACGAATTTTGATGCTCTGGCTGGAGgcggtgtgaacgcacagttaCTCCAGTAGTTTTTTGGACAAGTACTTTTACTCTACTCTCACTATCTTTTTTGGAAGGTAAttgtacatttacttgagtatattttttctgtactctttccaccacttGATACCTCAATAAAGCCAGTATTTCTCCAACATTCTCCTCAAAGTATTGATGAGACCCGATACATCCTGACTGAAGGCAGTCGATTCTCGGCAACATTTTCTGCTTCCTTCATCACATCTTCCATGGCCTTTATCACAGGCTCCCAGAGGACGAAGCTTTGAGTTTGTCTCTCCATTGCAGTGACTATTACACTGAGAACATTCAGAAGGTTCACAGCACTGCTGACCAATTTCTG
The sequence above is a segment of the Onychostoma macrolepis isolate SWU-2019 chromosome 22, ASM1243209v1, whole genome shotgun sequence genome. Coding sequences within it:
- the LOC131531107 gene encoding SLAM family member 9-like isoform X1; the protein is MSSHLCALILFVLCGVFGDTDVMKSVSVTEGDSVTLNTDVTEVQRDDQILWMFGPKETRIAELFKQSIDMFSSNEIFGDRLQLDSFTGSVTIRNTRTTDSGLYKLQIRSDRGNSDKTFSVTVYARLPVPVITNNSSQCSPSSSMSRCSLLCSVVNVGHVTLSWFKGNSLLSSISVSDLSISLSLPLEVEYQEKNTYSCVLNNPISNQTRHLHISQFCWPCAEGMSVRFGFMLPISICVPLLLLLIISSCVFYCCCRKCNQEKTDGFMASTSSEVSQLSQALHSTNHNDPPHQSSDHAHLHPITSSSSLTTKAPLTLTSLSDLVHHYTDSDFVISQDQRPISFQEKHCLTCLPYLLCPFLLVSLVFPPVK
- the LOC131531107 gene encoding natural killer cell receptor 2B4-like isoform X2, translated to MSSHLCALILFVLCGVFGDTDVMKSVSVTEGDSVTLNTDVTEVQRDDQILWMFGPKETRIAELFKQSIDMFSSNEIFGDRLQLDSFTGSVTIRNTRTTDSGLYKLQIRSDRGNSDKTFSVTVYARLPVPVITNNSSQCSPSSSMSRCSLLCSVVNVGHVTLSWFKGNSLLSSISVSDLSISLSLPLEVEYQEKNTYSCVLNNPISNQTRHLHISQFCWPCAEGMSVRFGFMLPISICVPLLLLLIISSCVFYCCCRKCNQEKTDDEKSLSEYTQIIYRLQITDHHPQYTTTHHD